In a genomic window of Halobiforma lacisalsi AJ5:
- a CDS encoding winged helix-turn-helix domain-containing protein yields the protein MSFRDVFSAVSEHGPVASELEDVFELLAHELRLEILQRLWEAESDTLAFSDLFKQVDTRDSGKFSYHLDRLTPAFVRTADSGYALTFAGRDVIGAVLSGRYTAADRLEAETIEAGSCLFCDEAVTIRYEDGHCILECEACGSFIFRLPVPPVVLASHEAPAVPRAINDHLRLRVQALNRGLCKLCRGRVEAMLTAASAREPVAHNPDLDVTFECRECGDVTHLNAGIVLIGHPVVVATLFDVGLDPRTTYIWELTPLLDPDAALLEEPPRLELGFEFEEERLELVVDDRCNVVDYARR from the coding sequence ATGAGCTTCCGCGACGTGTTCTCCGCCGTGTCGGAACACGGTCCGGTAGCGAGCGAACTCGAGGATGTCTTCGAGCTATTGGCACACGAACTCCGACTCGAGATTCTCCAGCGGCTCTGGGAGGCCGAGTCGGACACACTCGCGTTTTCTGACCTGTTCAAACAGGTCGACACCCGCGACTCGGGGAAGTTCAGTTACCACCTCGACAGGCTGACGCCGGCATTCGTCCGGACCGCCGACAGCGGCTACGCCCTCACCTTTGCCGGTCGAGACGTGATCGGGGCAGTCCTCTCCGGACGTTACACCGCTGCTGACCGCCTCGAGGCCGAGACCATCGAAGCCGGCTCCTGCCTATTCTGTGACGAGGCCGTGACGATCCGGTACGAGGACGGTCACTGTATCCTCGAGTGTGAGGCCTGTGGGAGCTTTATTTTTCGGCTGCCGGTCCCGCCCGTCGTTCTCGCGAGCCACGAGGCACCAGCGGTCCCGCGTGCGATCAACGATCATCTCCGACTGCGCGTCCAGGCGTTGAATCGCGGCCTCTGCAAACTGTGTCGGGGGCGGGTCGAGGCAATGCTTACCGCGGCGTCGGCACGCGAACCGGTCGCTCACAACCCGGATCTGGACGTCACGTTCGAGTGTCGGGAGTGTGGCGACGTGACACATCTGAACGCGGGAATCGTACTGATCGGTCACCCTGTCGTCGTCGCGACGCTGTTCGACGTCGGCCTCGATCCCCGAACGACGTACATCTGGGAGCTCACCCCGTTGCTTGACCCTGACGCGGCGCTTCTCGAAGAGCCGCCGCGTCTCGAACTTGGCTTCGAATTCGAGGAAGAGCGCCTCGAACTCGTGGTCGACGACCGCTGTAACGTCGTTGACTACGCTCGACGATAG
- a CDS encoding CPBP family intramembrane glutamic endopeptidase translates to METPSTSTSSYQRDDGPVRATLVGIGLTVFGLLMANVLTTPAFLFDPALLEGLGNGSIAGRTLALILNFVGMFLAGLLYLLATGRGVAWIDLRIPSRRDWKYIVAGGVGSLLFLFAFNIVSTLLEVSAADSQIMEIIGGDQTMILIMIAIVFLFNAPAEEFLFRNVIQKRLYAAFTRMQAVVVASVIFALVHFPMYVAFADSLLSTLASLTVMFGGALIFGYVYAKTDNLLVPTAAHAVLNAFQFGVLYLAIEYGIEEVQAEPSTLAEVVDVAWTVATAVA, encoded by the coding sequence ATGGAAACCCCCTCGACGTCGACGTCCTCCTACCAGCGCGACGACGGGCCGGTACGGGCGACGCTCGTCGGCATCGGTCTGACCGTGTTCGGACTCCTCATGGCCAACGTCTTGACGACGCCGGCGTTCCTGTTCGATCCCGCCCTGCTCGAGGGGCTCGGGAACGGCTCGATCGCGGGCCGGACCCTCGCGCTGATCCTGAACTTCGTCGGAATGTTCCTGGCCGGCCTGCTCTACCTGCTGGCGACCGGTCGCGGGGTGGCGTGGATCGACCTGCGGATCCCGTCCCGGCGCGACTGGAAGTACATCGTCGCCGGCGGCGTCGGCAGTCTCCTCTTCCTGTTCGCGTTCAACATCGTCTCCACCCTGCTCGAGGTGTCGGCCGCGGACAGCCAGATAATGGAGATCATCGGTGGAGACCAGACGATGATCCTGATCATGATCGCTATCGTCTTCCTGTTCAACGCGCCGGCCGAGGAGTTCCTCTTCCGGAACGTGATACAGAAGCGGCTGTACGCGGCGTTTACCCGAATGCAGGCGGTCGTCGTGGCGAGCGTCATCTTCGCACTCGTCCACTTCCCCATGTACGTCGCCTTCGCCGACTCCCTCCTCTCGACGCTCGCGTCGCTGACGGTGATGTTCGGCGGCGCGCTCATCTTCGGCTACGTCTACGCGAAGACTGACAACCTCCTCGTCCCGACGGCCGCCCACGCGGTGCTCAACGCCTTCCAGTTCGGCGTCCTCTATCTCGCCATCGAGTACGGTATCGAGGAGGTCCAGGCCGAACCGTCGACGCTGGCCGAGGTCGTCGACGTCGCCTGGACCGTCGCCACAGCCGTGGCGTAG
- a CDS encoding SWIM zinc finger family protein, which produces MNTKASPKAPLPVSSPEVDRLEQRSLRARTEPMSVLPLGDGLYEVESASDNTYLVDLEAGRCTCPDHVFRGGRCKHVRRVAIEITEGRTPPPGEIALECHDCDAPVFVDEDEAIEPAYCDEHAIYPGAPVVDRETGDRLTVVDVSEYRADAVEIPAADRTVADYWTNEDYDPDVPVVGAVYPHANVKSNGVVPSSLKVYVFPRTRLEKAADTDGQR; this is translated from the coding sequence ATGAACACAAAAGCATCACCGAAAGCACCGCTTCCCGTCTCGTCTCCCGAGGTCGACCGCCTCGAGCAGCGATCGCTCCGGGCCCGCACCGAACCGATGTCGGTGCTCCCGCTGGGCGATGGACTCTACGAGGTCGAATCCGCCAGCGACAACACCTATCTCGTCGACCTCGAGGCCGGACGCTGTACCTGTCCCGACCACGTCTTCCGCGGCGGTCGGTGCAAGCACGTCCGTCGTGTCGCCATCGAGATCACCGAAGGACGCACGCCGCCGCCGGGCGAGATCGCGCTGGAGTGTCACGACTGCGACGCGCCGGTGTTCGTCGACGAGGACGAGGCGATCGAACCGGCCTACTGCGACGAGCACGCGATCTACCCGGGCGCTCCCGTCGTCGACCGCGAGACGGGCGATCGGCTCACCGTCGTCGATGTCTCGGAGTACCGGGCCGACGCGGTCGAGATCCCGGCGGCCGACCGGACCGTCGCCGACTACTGGACGAACGAGGACTACGACCCCGACGTGCCGGTCGTCGGCGCGGTCTACCCGCATGCAAACGTTAAATCCAACGGCGTCGTCCCCTCGTCGCTGAAGGTCTACGTCTTCCCGCGGACGCGACTCGAGAAGGCCGCAGATACGGACGGCCAGCGGTAG
- a CDS encoding CPBP family intramembrane glutamic endopeptidase has translation MDSISNYLRAVLYGSRNDRPRALWRGLVPFLVMLGLTFVGMTVYVSVVGSVVRAWDLPFTRSHDLFVVGLIALGSFGAAFRLAKRIDRREYVEYGLENSCSWWTDLVGGLLIGFGMAAIPSIVGVALGYGEVTEVFRAAGGTGVVVLGAFSLFGLLVNVVGEELLFRSVMLQNFAEGMATRSYPTTGAVTVALVGSSVVFGLYHIVFQGGGGYEGRSLALVISSTLFGLVWGVAYVSTGKIALPLGMHLGYNVTNGLVLSIPPMAADATLPTLVVVGAIEEWFWESYALVALRTIVVLGLLFTWLLVVHGRVRIVEDIAAPGTTGRASPKATDTAGSAGDDD, from the coding sequence ATGGATTCGATCTCGAATTATCTGCGGGCGGTATTGTATGGGAGCCGAAATGATCGTCCGCGAGCGCTCTGGCGCGGGCTGGTTCCGTTTCTGGTCATGCTCGGACTGACGTTCGTCGGGATGACGGTGTACGTCTCAGTTGTGGGATCGGTCGTCCGGGCCTGGGACCTGCCCTTCACCAGAAGCCACGACCTGTTCGTAGTGGGACTCATCGCGCTGGGGAGTTTCGGAGCGGCATTCCGGCTAGCAAAGCGTATCGATCGCCGGGAGTACGTGGAGTACGGACTCGAGAACTCGTGCTCCTGGTGGACCGATCTCGTCGGCGGACTCCTGATCGGGTTCGGGATGGCTGCGATTCCGTCGATCGTCGGCGTCGCGCTTGGCTACGGAGAGGTGACAGAGGTTTTTCGAGCCGCCGGCGGCACCGGTGTAGTGGTACTAGGCGCGTTCTCGCTGTTCGGCCTGCTCGTCAACGTCGTCGGTGAAGAACTCCTTTTTCGGAGCGTCATGCTCCAGAACTTCGCCGAGGGGATGGCTACCCGGTCGTACCCGACGACGGGCGCAGTGACGGTCGCCCTCGTGGGCAGTAGCGTCGTGTTCGGTCTGTATCATATCGTCTTCCAGGGCGGTGGCGGGTACGAGGGCCGCAGTCTCGCGCTCGTGATCTCGAGTACGCTGTTCGGCCTCGTCTGGGGGGTCGCGTACGTGTCCACCGGAAAGATAGCACTCCCGCTCGGGATGCACCTCGGATACAACGTGACGAATGGACTCGTGCTCTCTATCCCGCCGATGGCCGCGGATGCCACACTTCCGACGTTGGTCGTGGTCGGAGCGATCGAGGAATGGTTCTGGGAGTCGTACGCACTCGTCGCCCTCCGAACGATCGTCGTACTCGGGTTGCTCTTCACGTGGCTCCTGGTCGTTCACGGACGCGTTCGAATCGTTGAGGACATCGCTGCCCCCGGCACTACTGGCAGAGCCTCACCGAAAGCGACTGACACCGCCGGTTCAGCTGGCGACGACGATTGA
- a CDS encoding acyl-CoA dehydrogenase family protein, whose protein sequence is MGSAIDYGEFEEGRHVNYWDLDRAIRRELRRIYAADEFAWAEPRLSEFGDVVGHTVADNADYVDDHGPELETYDKHGDVVNRVRYPAELLETERLAYDRGIVADAFEAPPGRDEPMPLAHNLAMQYLLSYADPGFDCPVAMTAGAALVLEKFDDGSLSEYYEALTSRDYEAVIEGAMFLTEKQGGSDVGATETRAEYDEEADCWRLTGEKWFCSNIDAEGTLALARTEDAPEGTDGLSMFLVPHADPDAAGGPWTKGDRLEDGPLDPDAVNEQRYRRLKDKLGTISVPTGEVELEGAKAYLVGEEERGFKEMTEMLNLERLSNAAASCGIMGRALLESKIHAANREAFGETIDQYPLMREDLVDMAVDHEAATAFVFEVARLFSERERAERGAEPRSAESTSGGTASAGEGAEDAYRLMRLLIPVAKLRTARMAVDTASYAMEVQGGNGYVDDFVTNRLLRDAQVLPIWEGTENILSLDVLRALEREDAHEPFREAVERRLESVTHPALEDAAETVESEFHDLETALVTLAGEDAEYAQLSAKRLAHYVFDVFTAALLLEEAQAKIEDGEGRLALVANRFVANELEDRDARGITSGDRFALESFDAVVRYEAISVADLEAVPTV, encoded by the coding sequence ATGGGTTCGGCCATCGACTACGGCGAGTTCGAGGAGGGACGGCACGTCAACTACTGGGACCTCGATCGCGCTATCCGGCGCGAACTCCGTCGGATCTACGCCGCCGACGAGTTCGCGTGGGCCGAGCCCCGCCTCTCGGAGTTCGGCGACGTCGTCGGCCACACGGTCGCCGACAACGCCGACTACGTCGACGACCACGGCCCCGAACTCGAGACCTACGACAAACACGGCGACGTCGTGAACCGCGTCCGATACCCCGCGGAACTGCTCGAGACCGAGCGCCTCGCGTACGATCGCGGGATCGTCGCCGACGCGTTCGAGGCTCCGCCGGGTCGCGACGAGCCGATGCCGCTCGCACACAACCTCGCGATGCAGTATTTGCTCTCGTATGCGGACCCGGGCTTCGACTGCCCGGTCGCGATGACGGCGGGCGCGGCGCTCGTCCTCGAGAAGTTCGACGACGGCTCGCTCTCCGAGTATTACGAGGCCCTGACCAGCCGCGACTACGAGGCGGTGATCGAGGGCGCGATGTTCCTCACGGAGAAGCAGGGCGGCAGCGACGTCGGTGCGACCGAGACTCGCGCCGAGTACGACGAGGAAGCCGACTGCTGGCGGCTCACGGGCGAGAAGTGGTTCTGTTCGAACATCGACGCCGAGGGGACGCTCGCGCTGGCCCGTACCGAGGACGCGCCGGAGGGGACCGACGGCCTCTCGATGTTCCTCGTGCCCCACGCCGACCCCGACGCGGCGGGCGGCCCGTGGACCAAGGGCGACCGCCTTGAGGACGGCCCACTCGACCCCGATGCGGTCAACGAGCAACGCTATCGGCGGCTCAAGGACAAACTCGGGACGATCTCCGTCCCGACGGGCGAGGTCGAACTCGAGGGCGCGAAGGCCTATCTCGTCGGCGAGGAGGAACGCGGCTTCAAGGAGATGACCGAGATGCTGAACTTGGAGCGGCTGTCGAACGCGGCGGCCTCCTGCGGCATCATGGGCCGGGCGCTGCTCGAGAGCAAGATCCACGCCGCGAACCGGGAGGCGTTCGGCGAGACGATCGATCAGTATCCGCTGATGCGCGAGGACCTGGTGGACATGGCCGTCGACCACGAGGCCGCGACGGCGTTCGTCTTCGAGGTCGCGCGGCTGTTTTCGGAACGCGAGCGTGCCGAGCGGGGTGCGGAGCCACGATCCGCGGAATCCACGAGCGGTGGAACCGCGAGCGCGGGTGAAGGGGCCGAGGACGCCTATCGGCTCATGCGCCTGCTGATCCCCGTCGCCAAACTCCGCACCGCGCGGATGGCCGTCGACACCGCCTCCTACGCGATGGAGGTCCAGGGCGGCAACGGCTACGTCGACGACTTCGTCACCAACCGCCTCCTGCGGGACGCCCAGGTGCTGCCGATCTGGGAGGGCACCGAGAACATCCTCTCGCTTGACGTGCTCCGGGCCCTCGAGCGCGAGGACGCCCACGAGCCGTTCCGCGAGGCCGTCGAGCGGCGACTCGAGTCAGTCACCCACCCGGCGCTCGAGGACGCCGCGGAGACGGTCGAATCGGAGTTCCACGACCTCGAGACGGCGCTGGTGACGCTCGCCGGCGAGGACGCCGAGTACGCACAGCTGTCGGCAAAGCGGCTGGCACACTACGTCTTCGACGTCTTCACGGCGGCGCTGTTGCTCGAGGAGGCACAGGCGAAAATCGAAGACGGCGAGGGTCGGCTTGCACTCGTTGCGAATCGGTTCGTCGCGAACGAACTCGAGGACCGGGACGCCCGTGGGATCACGAGCGGCGACCGATTCGCACTGGAGAGCTTCGACGCAGTCGTCCGGTACGAGGCGATTTCGGTCGCGGACCTCGAGGCGGTCCCGACCGTCTGA
- a CDS encoding outer membrane protein assembly factor BamB family protein yields the protein MTTWDQHKGDAHNGGVRRDLEGPLRVESAWTADLAGAVGSPVLDRDTVFVGTERGNWYALERESGRRRWVFETSGGPAATPVVARNRVYVATADGTVHALEAATGDEAWAAALPGADSSSLTVADGRLYVGHTAGTSAIALESGAGSVLEEPEGGTAEPGEIVWTHGTDAPVVGRPAVGDGGNGENRFGEPENANANANSLPDPTANPSSSAEPDVDLETGFDADFDRGSATSRVFVADEDGTVHALAAATGDEEWTAPTDGVATGGPTVADGLVYVADDDGTLLAMDADSGRAWFSYDIDAAFTGSATVLPDEETTFVGATDGYLHVTDTSFGRRKLRGWLFSKKGVGLDGPVSGSPVVVGDVVCVGDETGSLYGLDTADDCTHLWHFDTGTAVTATPAVGDRQLFVGTEDGRFHCLIWSDDDRRP from the coding sequence GTGACGACCTGGGACCAGCACAAGGGCGACGCGCACAACGGGGGCGTCCGTCGCGACCTCGAGGGACCGCTCCGGGTCGAGTCCGCCTGGACCGCCGACCTCGCCGGAGCCGTCGGCTCGCCGGTTCTCGACCGCGACACCGTCTTCGTCGGTACCGAGCGCGGGAACTGGTACGCGCTCGAGCGCGAGAGCGGTCGTCGCCGGTGGGTCTTCGAGACGTCCGGCGGTCCGGCCGCGACGCCGGTCGTGGCGCGCAACCGGGTCTACGTCGCCACCGCGGACGGGACCGTCCACGCGCTCGAGGCTGCGACCGGCGACGAAGCCTGGGCCGCGGCGCTGCCCGGCGCGGACTCGAGTTCGCTCACCGTCGCCGACGGGCGGCTGTACGTCGGCCACACGGCGGGTACGTCCGCGATCGCGCTCGAAAGCGGCGCCGGTAGCGTGCTCGAGGAGCCCGAAGGCGGGACCGCCGAGCCGGGTGAGATCGTCTGGACCCACGGGACCGACGCGCCGGTCGTCGGCCGCCCGGCAGTAGGCGACGGGGGGAACGGCGAAAACCGGTTCGGCGAGCCCGAGAACGCGAACGCGAACGCGAACTCGCTCCCGGACCCGACCGCGAACCCGAGTTCGAGTGCCGAACCCGACGTCGACCTCGAGACCGGGTTCGACGCCGACTTCGACCGCGGTTCGGCGACGTCCCGCGTGTTCGTCGCCGACGAGGACGGGACCGTCCACGCGCTCGCGGCCGCGACCGGCGACGAGGAGTGGACCGCCCCGACCGACGGGGTCGCGACCGGCGGGCCGACGGTCGCCGACGGGCTGGTCTACGTCGCCGACGACGACGGCACGCTGCTCGCGATGGACGCCGACTCCGGCCGGGCGTGGTTCTCCTACGACATCGACGCCGCCTTCACCGGCTCGGCGACGGTGCTGCCCGACGAGGAGACGACGTTCGTCGGCGCGACCGACGGCTACCTCCACGTCACCGACACGTCGTTCGGCCGGCGCAAACTGCGCGGCTGGCTCTTCTCGAAGAAGGGCGTCGGCCTGGACGGCCCGGTCTCCGGGAGCCCGGTCGTCGTCGGCGACGTCGTCTGTGTCGGCGACGAGACCGGCTCGCTGTACGGACTCGACACGGCCGACGACTGCACCCACCTCTGGCACTTCGACACCGGGACCGCCGTGACGGCGACCCCCGCGGTCGGCGACCGACAGCTGTTCGTCGGCACCGAGGACGGCCGCTTCCACTGCCTGATCTGGAGCGACGACGACCGGCGACCGTAG
- the hjc gene encoding Holliday junction resolvase Hjc — protein MSHAKGDRRERELVNELDEAGFAVMRAPASGSATERELPDVLAGDGETFYAIEAKSSSGDPIYLSGEEVEALTYFAQNFGAKPRIGVRFDREDWYFFHPADLHVTDGGNYRVKKETALADGTDFPEFVGDSEKVTLEEVGEDRGDSHDEDVLRVLNAVKQGTMEIEEAADLLE, from the coding sequence ATGTCCCACGCGAAGGGCGACCGCCGCGAGCGGGAACTCGTCAACGAACTCGACGAGGCCGGCTTCGCGGTGATGCGAGCGCCCGCCAGCGGCTCCGCGACGGAACGCGAACTCCCCGACGTACTCGCCGGCGACGGCGAGACCTTCTACGCCATCGAGGCGAAATCGAGTTCGGGCGACCCGATCTACCTCTCCGGCGAGGAGGTCGAGGCCCTGACCTACTTCGCGCAGAACTTCGGCGCGAAACCGCGCATCGGCGTCCGGTTCGACCGCGAGGACTGGTACTTTTTCCACCCCGCGGATCTGCACGTCACCGACGGGGGCAACTACCGGGTCAAGAAGGAGACCGCCCTGGCCGACGGCACCGACTTCCCCGAGTTCGTCGGCGACAGCGAGAAGGTCACCCTCGAGGAGGTCGGCGAGGACAGGGGCGACAGCCACGACGAGGACGTCCTCCGGGTTCTGAATGCCGTGAAACAGGGGACGATGGAGATCGAGGAGGCGGCCGACCTGCTCGAGTGA
- the pspAB gene encoding PspA-associated protein PspAB — protein sequence MGLLDGLRAALGLRAEADASRDADPDDLFGMSTAYLTMEAELGYESADVGALCFSGVDSRSFRETVDEVEAILEAGQEETGTAFSVSEDDHGYHWVVLEDDDPEDLITSMHFAADTFIEHGYGSRLLAAVFAYRGRDGPAYWIYSFRRGAYYPFAPRSGRERDSSAEFKLESALDGELEIERDKEYWYPLWPSASGTHPWE from the coding sequence ATGGGACTGCTGGACGGACTCCGGGCCGCCCTCGGCCTCCGTGCCGAAGCCGACGCGAGCCGCGACGCCGACCCCGACGACCTGTTCGGGATGAGTACCGCCTACCTGACGATGGAGGCCGAACTCGGCTACGAGTCGGCCGACGTCGGCGCGCTGTGTTTCTCCGGCGTCGACTCCCGTAGCTTCCGGGAAACCGTCGACGAGGTCGAAGCCATCCTCGAGGCCGGACAGGAGGAGACCGGCACCGCGTTCTCGGTCTCCGAGGACGATCACGGCTATCACTGGGTCGTCCTCGAGGACGACGACCCCGAGGATCTGATCACGAGCATGCACTTCGCCGCGGACACGTTCATCGAGCACGGCTACGGCTCGCGACTGCTCGCGGCGGTCTTCGCCTACAGGGGGCGTGACGGCCCCGCCTACTGGATCTACTCGTTCCGCAGAGGCGCGTACTACCCCTTCGCGCCCCGGTCCGGCCGGGAACGGGACTCCAGCGCGGAGTTCAAACTCGAGTCGGCGCTTGACGGCGAACTCGAGATCGAACGCGACAAGGAGTACTGGTACCCGCTGTGGCCGAGCGCGAGCGGAACCCATCCCTGGGAGTGA
- a CDS encoding CBS domain-containing protein, producing MTSDDRTIVEDVMSTPLETIAADATVMEATRRMREKDINALVVRTTPRAIISSTDVLDAVSEGKDPTGLEVADVMTTDVETAAPDLYMEEVAAMMTTYGIKHLPVVDDDYVGMVSSTDVTAHLS from the coding sequence ATGACTTCGGACGACCGAACGATCGTCGAAGACGTCATGTCCACGCCGCTCGAGACGATCGCGGCGGACGCGACGGTGATGGAAGCGACCCGCCGGATGCGGGAGAAAGACATCAACGCGCTCGTGGTCCGGACCACCCCGCGGGCGATAATCAGCAGTACCGACGTACTCGATGCCGTCTCGGAAGGGAAGGATCCCACGGGCCTCGAGGTCGCGGACGTGATGACGACCGACGTCGAGACCGCCGCGCCGGACCTCTACATGGAGGAGGTCGCTGCGATGATGACTACCTACGGGATCAAACACCTCCCGGTCGTCGACGACGACTACGTGGGGATGGTCTCTTCGACGGACGTCACCGCGCACCTCTCGTAG